A stretch of Lactuca sativa cultivar Salinas chromosome 6, Lsat_Salinas_v11, whole genome shotgun sequence DNA encodes these proteins:
- the LOC111882217 gene encoding hydroxyproline O-galactosyltransferase GALT3, translated as MKKWTGGVLIIGLACILLVSYSFIQKQPEKQSSYEFFHPNQEHTNFSNSEQPKGEKLQTFVKRPRLVNLDGLNYLFNSTHMPKEEEGKPLLAWGQMRLLLSRSDSLPMTAQGIKEAAVAWKELQSTIDENRASKFVHNKERNCSFSVISMNNATSFSIPCGLIEDSSITVIAIPKGNQDGFQIEFVGLEGKEEADVILSYNVVLSGNNFTKEPFIAQNTWTYEFGWGKEERCPSHGSPNNAKVDGLVKCNEQLMGSSLEENSTSKQLIVNNKNKSSNGSDVSGHDNHMVSNFPFLDGSLFTATIWVGVEGFHATVNGRHETSFAYREKLEPWLVSGVRVKGGLHIISTLAKGLPVSENLDMAIDLEELKAPLISNKSKRLLLLIGVFSSGNNFERRMALRRSWMKYEAVRSGVVAVRFFIGLHKNKEVNFELWREAQAYQDVQLMPFVDYYSLLTLKTIAICIMGTKIFPAKYIMKTDDDAFVRVDEILASLKTKTSDGLLYGQVSLDSKPQRDKDNKWYISTEEWPHESYPPWAHGPGYVISRDIAKFIVRGHHERSLKLFKLEDVAMGIWIEEFKKHVREVQYENDERFYNAGCEPNYILAHYQNPRMVLCLWEKMQKEHKPDCCD; from the exons ATGAAGAAGTGGACAGGAGGTGTATTGATCATAGGACTTGCTTGTATATTACTTGTTAgctatagttttatccaaaaacaACCCGAAAAGCAATCTTCATATGAATTCTTCCATCCTAATCAAGAACACACCAATTTTAGTAACTCAGAGCAACCAAAAGGGGAAAAGTTACAAACTTTTGTTAAAAGGCCACGCCTAGTTAATCTTGATGGACTCAATTATCTCTTTAACTCGACTCACATGCCTAaagaagaagaagggaagccattgTTGGCATGGGGGCAAATGCGTCTTTTACTTTCTAGATCGGATTCTTTGCCCATGACAGCTCAAGGGATTAAAGAAGCAGCTGTGGCATGGAAAGAACTACAGTCTACAATTGATGAAAATAGAGCCTCTAAGTTTGTTCATAATAAGGAGAGGAATTGTAGTTTTTCGGTTATTTCAATGAATAATGCTACTTCTTTCTCTATACCTTGTGGACTTATTGAGGATTCTTCCATTACTGTTATTGCTATACCCAAGGGGAATCAAGATGGATTTCAAATTGAATTTGTGGGATTGGAAGGGAAAGAGGAAGCGGATGTGATTTTGAGCTATAATGTGGTTTTATCGGGAAATAATTTCACAAAGGAGCCATTTATTGCTCAAAATACATGGACTTATGAATTTGGATGGGGTAAAGAGGAAAGATGTCCTAGTCATGGGTCTCCAAACAATGCAAAAG TTGATGGACTTGTAAAGTGTAATGAACAACTTATGGGAAGCTCATTGGAAGAAAACTCAACTTCTAAACAGCTTATTGTTAACAATAAGAACAAATCGAGTAATGGTTCAGATGTAAGTGGACATGATAATCATATGGTTTCAAACTTTCCATTTTTGGATGGAAGTTTGTTTACTGCTACAATTTGGGTGGGTGTGGAGGGATTTCATGCCACTGTAAATGGAAGGCATGAAACATCTTTTGCATATCGAGAG AAACTCGAACCATGGTTAGTAAGTGGGGTTAGAGTGAAAGGTGGCTTACATATCATATCCACCTTGGCTAAAGGCTTACCAGTGTCTGAAAATCTTGACATGGCTATTGATCTTGAGGAGCTCAAAGCTCCATTGATATCTAATAAAAGCAAGAGGCTTCTGTTATTGATTGGAGTTTTTTCTTCTGGGAATAATTTTGAAAGACGTATGGCTTTGAGAAGATCATGGATGAAATATGAAGCTGTTCGTTCTGGAGTGGTTGCTGTTCGTTTTTTCATTGGTCTT CACAAGAACAAGGAAGTTAACTTTGAGCTATGGAGAGAAGCTCAAGCTTATCAAGATGTTCAATTGATGCCCTTTGTTGATTATTACAGTCTACTAACTTTGAAAACCATTGCAATTTGCATTATGGGG ACGAAAATTTTCCCGGcaaaatatataatgaaaacagACGATGATGCTTTTGTGAGAGTGGATGAGATTCTTGctagtcttaaaaccaagactTCAGATGGCCTCTTGTATGGTCAAGTATCCCTTGATTCCAAACCACAAAGAGACAAAGACAACAAATGGTATATTAGCACTGAG GAATGGCCACATGAGTCATACCCTCCATGGGCACATGGTCCGGGATACGTGATTTCAAGAGATATAGCAAAGTTTATTGTCCGAGGCCATCACGAAAGAAGCCTCAAG CTTTTCAAACTAGAAGATGTTGCTATGGGTATTTGGATTGAAGAGTTCAAGAAACATGTTCGTGAAGTACAATATGAAAATGATGAACGGTTTTACAATGCTGGGTGTGAGCCAAATTACATACTTGCCCATTACCAGAATCCAAGAATGGTTTTGTGTTTGTGGGAGAAGATGCAGAAAGAACACAAACCTGATTGCTGTGATTGA